A region of the Oenanthe melanoleuca isolate GR-GAL-2019-014 chromosome 14, OMel1.0, whole genome shotgun sequence genome:
aaagaagggagaaatgCCCCAAATTGAGAGAAATCTTATGGGACAGGACCCCATCCCCTATAGGGCACAGCCCTCATCCCCTATAGGGCAGGACCCCAACCCCTATAGTgcaggaccccaaaatcccccaaacacTCCAGACCCGTCCCCGCCTTTatttggtgacattttgggggggtcctgggtggttttggggtcctCCAACGGGTTTTGGGTCCTGGGTGTTTTTGGAGTCCCCCCgcggttttggggtccccccgggGGGCGCCGCGGGACACAGCCCCTCAGCTCCAGCGCCTCCGGCCACCCCTCGTATTtgttggagctgcagctgttccggatgtgctggggaggggatttggggtcagggagaTTTGGGTGGATTTGGGTTCATGGGGGATTGGAGGGCGTTTGGGTCAGAGGAGAATTTTGGAGTtacaggaggatttggggtcaggggggatttggggttatgggaggattttggggtcagagggggatttgaggggatttggggttggggggATTTGAGGTCATGGGGGAGttggtggaattttggggggttatGGGGTGATTTAGGGgagttttggggcagttttggggttaTGGCATCCCCCCGACCCCAAAAGCGCCCCCAATGACCCCCAGATGGTCCCATAACCCCCTCCAGCCCCATAACCTCCCACACTCCAAATCACCCCCCactgccccaaatcctccccaaaatcaccccaaaactcctAGAGCCCTCCCAAACCGCCCCCAAGTACTCCCAGATCaccccagaaccccccaaaaccacccccaaaaaatcccccaaatccccccaaacccctttcCAACCCCTCACAAATcacccccaaaaacctccaACCCCCCCGAAATCCCCCCCTCCTGCTCAAAGGGGCTCCTGTCCTGCACTCCCTCAGCCCCCACGAAGACCCAGCTGtccctgaaccccaaatctTTGGCCACGGCGCTGCCCagctccccaaaaatcctcctgctctcctccatcAGCCTGGGGGGGTCGGGGGGCcagggggaccccaaaaccacccggagaccccaaaaattcctACAGGAACCCCAAAATGTCCTCCAGGGATCCCATCCACGGACGCCAAAATCTTCCCCAGGGACCCAAAAACCTCCCCGaggaccccaaaacctcctccaGGTATCCCAAAACTCCGTGAAGACCCCAAAATATGTTTCAGGGGCCCCAAAAACCCCtccagggacccccaaaaacccctccagggaccccaaaaatcccccctgGGAACTCCAAAAGTTCCtacagggaccccaaaatcccccggggaaccccaaaatatcctCCAGGACCCCAAAATATTCTCCAGGGATCCCAAAACTCCTCAATGGATCCCTAAAACTCCTCCAGAGACTGCAAAAATTCCCCCCCGGGGACCCCCAAAAACTCTTCTAGGGTCCCAAAACTCCTCCAGGGACCCTAAAATaccccccagggaccccaaaaactccctggggaccccaaaacccccaggaACCTCTGAAATCCtacagggaccccaaaacctccaCCAGGGTCCCTCAAAATTCCCCCAGGGATTCCCCCAACCCCCCCAAATCTCCTTAGGATCCCCCAATTCCTctctgggacccccaaaatctctccaggggaccccaaatctccccaagaacccccaaaacccctccaaGGGAGCCAAAAacccctggggaccccaaaacatCCTCCACggaccccaaaacctccccgGGGTCCTCGAAATTCCCCCAAGGACCCCCCAAATCTTCTCTggaaccccccaaaccccctctgGGACCaccaaaatcccatccaggaCCCCCTAGATCTTTTCAGGTCTCTccaaattccctctgggaccccCCAGATCTTGTCAGGAGCCCCCAAGACCCTTCTGGGACCCGCCAAATCCCAAGTAGAACTCCCCAAATTTTCTCTAGGCTTCCCCAAATCTCCTTAGGACCCCCCAAATCTCACACAGGATCCCCCAAATCTTCCCTCGGACCCCCTAAATCCCATCCAAggcccccccaaatcccactcaggacccccaaatcttccctgagaccccccaaatcccatccaaggcccctcaaatcccacccaggaccccccaaatcccctctgcCCCCCGCCAAGTCCCCTCTGGGACCTTCCAAATTTCTTCAGTTCCTCTCGGGGACCCCTCAAGCCCCCCCTAAACCTGACTTGGTGGCCGGGTCATTGTAGGAGGCTACGAGCACCAAGGTCCCCTCACTCAGCAGCCACAGGACCCGCAGCAGATCCTTCACGTCTGGGGGAGAAAAACGggaaatcaccccaaaaatggggagagaaccccaaaaaggagagagaaccccaaaaatgggagaGTCCCAAAACTGGGGAgagaaacaccccaaaaatggagAGAGAACCACAAAAACGGGGGAGAGAATCCCAAAAGTTGGAGAGAAAGAACCCTAAAAATGAGGGGAAATAATCCCAAGAAATGGGGTGGGGGTtagggggggagggggagggatCACCCCAAAACCGGTGAAATCAGACCAAAAGTTGGAGAGAAAGAACTCCCAAAATGGAGGGGGAATCACCCCAAAACCGGGGAAATCACGCCAAAAATAGGGGAGAGAACCCCAAAATCGGGGAAAAAGAGCCCCAAAAAAGAGGGAGGGTGTGGAGGATGACGGGCCAACAGGACTGGAGTTAGCCCCTCTCCCTTGGAGAGAAGGCTCTCAGGCACCCACCTTCCTGATAACAGAGAATATTTCTTCCATAACGCCTCCCTGCTCTAAGCAAGTCGTTTGTATCCCGTTGGTTCTTCCCCACTTTTGTTCCTCCCCTGCACCCTCAGTGAATTGTTCTGTTGCTTTACCCCTCCCCTAAGCTTTCCTATATAAACGCCTCTCCCCGACCCTGTTTGGAGTTTCTCGTCCCTGGCCCCCTTTGAGGAGAAGGCGAATAAAGCTGCTCTTCAGAACCCTACAGGAGGCTCCTGTCCCTTCGCTTCAGCGTTGCCGACAGGATTCACAAAAGAGCTCAATCCCTTTGCCCGGGAGCGAGGACGTGCCCCCAGGACGCCTTTCTAAAGACGCTTCTCTGGGAGGTCGCGGCACGCCACCACCGCCCCGCTGCGACAGGAGGGAATCACCCCAAAACGGGGGGAAaagaaccccccaaaaatgggggggaaatcAACCCAAAAACGGAGGCGATCATCCCAAAAATGGGGGACAGAACCCCAAAATGGGGGGAAATCATCCAAAATAGAGGAAACCCAACCCAAATATGTGGAGCTGCGGGGAGGGGCAGAGGATGGGGGAGGGGCACGGTGGGTGGGAGAGGGtgagggggtgggggaaggGCAGGGCGGGGAAAgtgtggggtgggggaggggccggaggtgggggagggagtggggcagggtgggtggggaaggggcagcGAATGGGGGAGGGGCACGGGGTGGGGGAAGGGCGGGGTGGGGACAGTGAATGGGCGAGGGGCGGGACAGAGTGGGGTGGAGGAGGGCACTGAAAgagggaggggcagggcagggtgagggaggggcaggggtgggggagCAGGAGTGAATGGGGGGAGGGGCAGGGTagggggaggggcaggggaggagcaaggggtgggggagaggcagggcaggtgggggaggggcagcGCGTGTGGGGGAGGGGCACTCACCCCCTGCCCGCATGTCGAATGCCCGCCACCACTTTCCCCCTGACCCCTGGGGGGAAGGGCACAGGGTGAGGGAGAAGAGGGGAACCCCAGAACCTGCCCCTCCCCCATCCACACTgcccctccccctttcccccctcccatTTTGCCCTCCCCTTTACAATTTGGCCCTCCTCCACCCCAATTTACCCTGCCCAAGgccccctccccctcctccccattCCTCTAtgcccctcccctccccatttTGCCCCTCTGTCACTCCAACCTGCTCCTCCCCCACCCCAATTCACCTCTCCCCCTCCTCAACTTACCCCTCCCCCATTCCACAATGCCCCTCCTCATTCCATTTTGTCCCTCCCCCACCTCAATTTCTGCCCCTCTGTCACAACCCGCTCAACCTGAGCGGGAGTCTTGATGGTTCGTTtgaccccagggtgcaaaagacaaaagcaagagaCTCAGGTCCCATTCAGCAGCAAGCAGTAATGCAGTTTATTGTGTGTtaacaattcagttttgtgatagaagagagagagagagagaaagaggtaAAGGGAACGAAgtaaaaggggagagagagagagagagaaaggatgggagATACAGCTACCAACAGAAGGGACGTCGTCCTCAAGTTGTCCAATGACAGACGTGTCTTTGATCtgttggggagaaagagatctcaaagtctcttcaggaaagtcactttttaatACTCCCTTTTCCATCCAGGTGCCCACAGGGAGACAGGATGATGCAGAGTccccccagccaggtgtcttcccaacacgGATCATCAGGGGTCTGCCCAACGGAGTCACTGGGGATCATTCAACAccgatcctcccatgggggatggagctggagcagagcacgaagctcttcccacactcggggcactcacagggcttcccttaaTGGTGTCTTCTTTGGTGTTGGGTCAAGTCAGAGCTCATAgggaagctcttcccacactcaggacactgtAGGACCTCTCCCCGGTGTGGATGCACTGGTGGACAGTGAGGGTGTCATTGTGGttgaatcccttcccacagtcggggcagcggaagggcctctcctctgtgtgaatcCGCTCATGTTTGAGGACACcagagctggtctgaaacctcttcccacactcagaaCACCCATAGCCCccctccccagtgtggatgagCTGGTGTTTTCTCAGGGCAGACATCCACCCAAAGCTCTTTCTACtttccaagcaggtgtagggccATTCCCCTGTGTGGGTGCTCTGGTGCTGCGTCAGTTGGCAGATGTCTCTGAAGTTCTTCCCACATTCCTCACACTTGTAAGGCTTTTCCCCAATGTGGATCACTTGGTACTGGATCAGCCTGCAGCTGtagctgaaacccttcccatattccaagcacttgtggggcttctctcctccatgaggcttctccaccagctctgagctctgcctggatctccGGCCGCCTTCCCGGCTCAGGGAGGGCctttcctcctcacagctccctgggctgggtttgcagccgGTTGCCTGGCGACCTGGTCCAAGTCCATCACGGTGGCCCTAACCCAGGGACACTcagtccatcagctccaggacaccaatgtggtggacagcaaatggcgtttattgaggggttgcaagggtctttatagcctagGCAGtaggggtcatttcctctagctcacatccggcTGTGAGCTCAGGTCCGGGGCAGAGGGTTTCTGAGGGGGAGGGGGTTCTATCTGACCGTACATCCCGATTTCTTCCGCACGCTTTTCCCTAACACTCCACATTTCTCCCCTCCCTCAtgatttataaaaattatataaaattataaagtgTAGACATTACAAAATTTTATGGGTTAGTAAagttagtataaaattgtaaatgtgTTAGTAACAGGTACACTTTATACCATTTGTCAGCGGTCGACAAAACCCAATGTGAACAGTTTTTAAACGCTTTTTAACGAATAGtactaatttatttaatatgcaGGGCCCAAAAATTAGTGTTATAAGATTATGGTGAGTGGGCCTATTAGGGTAGAAAttagggtggtgagccatggggaccgGTTTAATTAGGATTCAAACCAGCCCTGTTGAGCTTCTCTGTCCATCTTTCTGAGGTTTAGTCGGTCTCTCAGTTCGGCCATGGAGTCTCTAACGACTCCGGTGTGGTCcgcataaaagcagcattcctcttttAAGGCGGCACACAGGCCTCCTCGCTGCATGAGCAGAAGGTCCAgtcctcgcctgttttggaggacgacttctgagagtgaggaaagggatttttccagggaagaaacAGATTTCTCAGTTTTCTGCAAGTCCTTGTCCACTGTCATCTGCAGTTGGGCCAGGCCTTGATGTTGTGTTGCGAGGGCCGAGACGCCTGTGGCAGCACCGGTAGCTCCTAAACCGAGGAGCATTGCAATGGTGATGCCTGTTATCACTTCTCGCTTGTGGAGCCGGTCTGGTTCCTCAAGCAGGCGGTACACTTTTTCTTCCTGGTGATACAGAACTCTGGGGACAATTAAAACTTGGACACAGAAGTCGGTAGAATGATTGAATTTGTCAAGGAGTACACATGGGCTCACCCCAGATTGTTGACAGACCCACATCCCCGATGCAGCTGGGACCATCCACTGGAACTTCCCCCTTTAAGTTTGAAGAATTTCCGGCAGACGTTGCCCACCTGCATTGCCAGGGTTGCATTGCCAAAGCATTTGCCTTGGCCTGTGATTTGGCTTAGGGTAATGCTTCTCTGGGGGGTGTCCCATCTGCATTGGCGTGGACTGTCTGACTTTGAAAAGATGAGTGGGAGATCGAGGGCAGCACCTTCATAAAAAGGGGGTTGTGCATCATAGCATAACCAGCACGATTTTGTGAGGTTTGGACTGGTTTAATGATAAAAAGGTTGCATTTAACACGCTTAGGAATGGATTGGAGAGGGTTGGTTTGGCTAAGAGACtggatggggaggaggtagattttagcatttgtgttttgtgtctggAGCTGTTGTTAGCTGTGATCTCTTTCCTGAGTTTACTCAGTGTAAGAGCATGCCATCACACTGGTTATTGCAGTGCAAACTGCTGCTTGAATGGGAGCTAGGTATTGTTCTTTTGCTACATGTCTGATTATGGCTGCGATATTGGACCCAGGTGGAAGTGATCTTAGaatgtctctggtggctgaattaCACTGCTGGCGTAGGCAGTCTTCTAGCACGGGCTCCATTGCTTCTGAAGGCAGTGGAGAGCAGTCTAATGCTGCCTGGAGGTGGTccacaaactgagtgaagctttcactctcgCTCTGCTTTATAGTGGACCATGGCAATGGTCTGGCTATTGCTTTAGAGGCAGTACGGATGGCTTCTCGGGCAGCATGAGTGGTAGTTATGACTTCATGGGCTCGCa
Encoded here:
- the LOC130259435 gene encoding protein FAM3A-like — protein: MRAGDVKDLLRVLWLLSEGTLVLVASYNDPATKLMEESRRIFGELGSAVAKDLGFRDSWVFVGAEGVQDRSPFEQEGGISGGLEHIRNSCSSNKYEGWPEALELRGCVPRRPPGGPQNRGGTPKTPRTQNPLEDPKTTQDPPKMSPNKGGDGSGVFGGFWGPAL